A region of Paractinoplanes abujensis DNA encodes the following proteins:
- a CDS encoding DNA repair ATPase produces the protein MTAETIDAGTYEVLRGRLGARARELAGRAEALNARRIETFGGQQTRLLHTDRVRTENNCVPRDIAQVGGVMLFGYNVFIGLKTETAVSDVFAVHRFNGTFEAATLPGLLDDPKFERDFAELYRYYKQTKLLQLRRVENLLLAVFQTGARGDDLKVLRWQVGLDGTVSYQDNRGERDHVFPPQHDFEWTVTGREQHVLGRHPHVSIEDEVFVEAVGGSLTVKVENNTEDGEGIFAEPVDEPLQSLADAEISYARVGPLILLRVLPYQETVYRYLVFNTRTKDVRRLDGIGQACRRLPDDQGVIFPGGYYLATGVAKTFDADTTDLEYERAIHSVNGEDVLYVFHARAAGRYLLLPYNVIRKEVATPIVGHGYSLFDDGTLVVFRTTSDEPARVHPMQVWQTPYESDTHAAARPVGDGPLDRIGNADLVRGIADALAVDRMVAEMSPSGPVFEAIIAACARVADSYHWLNDPELENLGEPLSEVRATAEQVLDEFESVQVLTAQAADAVTAAESNATSLIGKARAENPTTTGGWVAQLGGLRQEQGRLAGLREMRYADPARIDRVDASLATAVDETARRAVEHLQRPDAFADYESTVEDLVASAAAIATTAEAEPVTARIAEQFDGLQAVTEVVGGLDIADAGVRVGILERLGTVMGGLNRARATVESRRRELAALEGRAEFAAEFALFGQAVSGALASADTPERCDEHLTRLMAQIETLETRFGEFADFAEQLSAKRTEVYEAISGRRQALLDEQARRADRLADSARRILDTVRRRTATLTDVDQVNTYFATDPMVAKLRSLTADLRGLGDSVRAEELDGQLKAARQDAGRSLRDRQDLYDDGGRTIRLGRHTFVVNTSAIDLTLVPHGDELAFAITGTDYRGPIRDEAFLATQPFWSQPLVSEDEQVYRGEHLAAAVFAADPAAAATALTDDTLRDLVRRGAEARYDEGYERGVHDADAALILAALVRLHAGAGLLRYSPDVRASAQLFWAFGPSPDQRAQWALRAASLVRVRAMFGSAGAALRELRDEIALAALAFSASAPHDAVGEYLIEELAGTPEGFATSAGARTLLDRFHRELGGAQSAAGRQYAADLRALDDDVDARRQLVQAWLTAFQSAKPDSGDLSDVTEAVAIEVATDLTRYDVSASLTETVSGLLGVHPRISEGSLPVRLDDLLTRTRALRENRMPAYRAYQKQRAALAAAERDRLRLDEFKPRVMTAFVRNRLLDEVYLPLIGDNLARQLGATGDGKRTDQSGLLLLISPPGYGKTTLMEYVADRLGLIFVKVNGPALGHGVTSLDPADAPDATARQEVEKISFALQMGNNVLLYLDDIQHTNPELLQKFISLTDAQRRMEGVWDGRTRTYDLRGKRFAVCMAGNPYTETGRRFRVPDMLANRADVWNLGDVLAGREDLFELSYLENALTSNTTLAPLAARDRADLPLLLRLADGDDSVRADRLSYPYSAAELEQVLSVLRKMKRAQRVVLRNNQAYIASAAQSDAARTEPPFRLQGSYRNMNKLAERIVPAMNDDELETVIDDHYLGEAQTLAAGAEANLLKLAALRERLSPAQASRWEEVKAAYRREQALGGAGDDPMVRAVGAVGLLADRVRAIESAIREVNGPR, from the coding sequence GTGACAGCGGAGACCATTGACGCCGGCACCTACGAGGTGCTGCGCGGCCGGCTCGGTGCGCGTGCGCGCGAACTGGCCGGCCGCGCGGAGGCCCTGAACGCACGGCGGATCGAGACCTTCGGCGGGCAGCAGACCCGGTTGCTGCACACCGACCGGGTGCGCACCGAGAACAACTGCGTGCCGCGGGACATCGCGCAGGTCGGCGGCGTCATGCTGTTCGGCTACAACGTGTTCATCGGGCTCAAGACCGAGACCGCGGTGTCCGACGTCTTCGCGGTGCACCGGTTCAACGGCACCTTCGAAGCGGCCACGCTGCCCGGGCTGCTCGACGACCCCAAGTTCGAGCGCGACTTCGCCGAGCTCTACCGCTACTACAAGCAGACGAAGCTGCTGCAGCTGCGCCGCGTGGAAAATCTGCTGCTGGCCGTCTTCCAGACCGGGGCCCGCGGCGACGACCTCAAGGTGCTGCGCTGGCAGGTCGGCCTGGACGGCACGGTGTCCTATCAGGACAACCGGGGCGAACGCGACCACGTGTTCCCGCCGCAGCACGACTTCGAGTGGACCGTCACCGGCCGCGAGCAGCACGTGCTGGGCCGGCACCCGCACGTGTCGATCGAGGACGAGGTGTTCGTCGAGGCGGTCGGGGGCAGCCTCACCGTCAAGGTGGAGAACAACACCGAGGACGGCGAGGGCATCTTCGCCGAGCCGGTCGACGAGCCGCTGCAGAGCCTGGCCGACGCGGAGATCTCGTACGCCCGGGTCGGGCCGCTGATCCTGCTGCGCGTGCTGCCGTACCAGGAAACGGTCTATCGGTATCTGGTCTTCAACACCCGGACGAAGGACGTGCGCCGGCTCGACGGCATCGGGCAGGCCTGCCGCCGGTTGCCGGACGATCAGGGCGTCATCTTCCCGGGCGGGTACTACCTGGCCACCGGGGTCGCCAAGACGTTCGACGCGGACACCACCGACCTCGAGTACGAGCGCGCGATCCACTCGGTCAACGGCGAGGACGTGCTGTACGTCTTCCACGCCCGCGCCGCCGGCCGCTACCTGCTGCTGCCCTACAACGTGATCCGCAAGGAGGTCGCCACCCCGATCGTCGGCCACGGCTACTCGCTGTTCGACGACGGCACCCTGGTCGTCTTCCGCACGACCTCCGACGAGCCGGCCCGCGTGCACCCGATGCAGGTGTGGCAGACCCCGTACGAGTCGGACACGCACGCGGCCGCCCGTCCCGTCGGCGACGGGCCCCTCGACCGGATCGGCAACGCGGACCTCGTACGGGGAATCGCCGACGCGCTCGCCGTGGACCGCATGGTCGCCGAGATGAGCCCGTCGGGTCCGGTCTTCGAGGCGATCATCGCGGCCTGCGCCCGGGTGGCCGACAGCTATCACTGGCTGAACGACCCGGAGCTGGAAAACCTGGGCGAGCCGCTGTCGGAGGTGCGGGCCACCGCCGAGCAGGTGCTCGACGAGTTCGAGTCGGTGCAGGTGCTGACCGCGCAGGCGGCCGACGCGGTGACGGCGGCCGAGAGCAACGCCACCTCGCTGATCGGCAAGGCCCGCGCGGAGAACCCGACCACCACCGGCGGCTGGGTGGCCCAGCTGGGCGGGCTGCGGCAGGAGCAGGGCCGGCTGGCCGGGCTGCGCGAGATGCGCTACGCCGACCCGGCCCGGATCGACAGGGTGGACGCGAGCCTGGCCACCGCGGTCGACGAGACGGCCCGGCGCGCGGTCGAGCACCTGCAGCGGCCGGACGCGTTCGCCGACTACGAGTCCACGGTGGAGGACCTGGTCGCCTCGGCCGCCGCGATCGCCACCACGGCCGAGGCCGAGCCGGTCACGGCCCGCATCGCCGAGCAGTTCGACGGGCTGCAAGCGGTGACCGAGGTGGTGGGCGGCCTGGACATCGCGGACGCAGGCGTACGGGTCGGGATCCTGGAACGCCTCGGCACCGTGATGGGCGGGCTGAACCGGGCCCGGGCCACCGTCGAGAGCCGCCGCCGCGAACTGGCCGCCCTGGAGGGCCGGGCCGAGTTCGCTGCCGAGTTCGCCCTGTTCGGGCAGGCGGTGAGCGGCGCGCTGGCGTCCGCCGACACCCCGGAACGCTGCGACGAGCACCTGACCCGGCTGATGGCGCAGATCGAGACGCTGGAGACCCGGTTCGGCGAGTTCGCCGACTTCGCCGAGCAGCTCTCGGCCAAGCGCACCGAGGTCTACGAGGCGATCTCGGGCCGCCGCCAGGCCCTGCTGGACGAGCAGGCCCGCCGGGCCGACCGGCTGGCCGACTCGGCCCGGCGCATTCTCGACACCGTGCGCCGCCGCACCGCCACGCTCACCGACGTCGACCAGGTCAACACGTATTTCGCCACCGACCCGATGGTGGCCAAGCTGCGCTCGCTCACGGCCGACCTGCGTGGGCTGGGCGACAGCGTCCGTGCCGAGGAGCTGGACGGGCAGCTCAAGGCCGCGCGGCAGGACGCCGGGCGTTCGCTGCGGGACCGGCAGGACCTGTACGACGACGGGGGCCGCACGATCCGGCTGGGCCGGCACACGTTTGTCGTCAACACCAGCGCGATCGACCTGACCCTGGTGCCGCACGGCGACGAGCTGGCCTTCGCGATCACCGGCACCGACTACCGTGGCCCGATCCGCGACGAGGCCTTCCTGGCCACCCAGCCGTTCTGGAGCCAGCCCCTGGTCTCCGAGGACGAGCAGGTCTACCGGGGCGAGCACCTGGCCGCGGCGGTTTTCGCGGCCGATCCCGCGGCGGCGGCAACCGCCCTCACCGACGACACACTGCGCGATCTCGTACGCCGGGGGGCCGAGGCCCGCTACGACGAAGGGTACGAGCGGGGCGTGCACGACGCCGACGCCGCCCTGATCCTGGCCGCGCTGGTCCGGCTGCACGCCGGGGCCGGGCTGCTGCGGTACTCGCCGGACGTACGGGCTTCGGCGCAGTTGTTCTGGGCTTTCGGTCCTTCGCCGGACCAGCGGGCGCAGTGGGCTCTGCGGGCGGCCTCGCTCGTACGGGTGCGGGCCATGTTCGGATCGGCCGGTGCGGCCCTGCGCGAGTTGCGGGACGAGATCGCGCTGGCTGCCCTCGCCTTCTCCGCCTCGGCTCCGCACGACGCCGTGGGCGAATACCTCATCGAGGAGCTGGCCGGGACGCCCGAGGGGTTCGCGACCAGCGCCGGCGCACGGACGTTGCTCGACCGCTTCCACCGTGAACTCGGTGGCGCCCAGTCGGCCGCCGGTCGGCAGTACGCGGCCGACCTGCGCGCCCTGGACGACGACGTGGATGCTCGACGACAGCTGGTTCAAGCCTGGTTGACCGCGTTCCAGTCGGCCAAGCCGGATTCCGGGGACCTGTCCGACGTGACCGAAGCGGTGGCGATCGAGGTCGCCACCGACCTGACCCGCTACGACGTGTCGGCTTCGCTCACCGAGACGGTCAGCGGCCTGCTGGGTGTGCACCCGCGCATCAGCGAAGGGTCGCTGCCGGTACGGCTCGATGATCTTCTGACCCGCACCCGGGCGCTGCGGGAGAACCGGATGCCCGCCTATCGCGCCTATCAGAAGCAACGGGCCGCACTGGCCGCCGCCGAACGCGACCGGCTGCGCCTCGACGAGTTCAAGCCGCGCGTGATGACCGCGTTCGTCCGCAACCGCCTGCTCGACGAGGTGTACCTGCCGCTCATCGGCGACAACCTGGCCCGGCAGCTGGGCGCGACCGGCGACGGCAAACGCACCGACCAGTCCGGCCTGCTGCTGCTGATCTCGCCGCCCGGCTACGGCAAGACCACGCTGATGGAATACGTGGCGGACCGGCTCGGCCTGATCTTCGTCAAGGTCAACGGGCCCGCGCTGGGGCACGGGGTGACCTCGCTCGACCCGGCCGACGCGCCCGACGCCACCGCCCGGCAGGAGGTCGAGAAGATCTCGTTCGCCCTCCAGATGGGCAACAACGTGCTGCTCTACCTGGACGACATCCAGCACACCAACCCGGAACTGTTGCAGAAGTTCATCTCGCTGACCGACGCCCAGCGCCGGATGGAAGGCGTCTGGGACGGCCGGACCCGCACGTACGACCTGCGGGGCAAACGCTTCGCGGTGTGCATGGCCGGCAACCCGTACACGGAGACCGGCCGCCGCTTCCGCGTGCCCGACATGCTGGCCAACCGGGCCGACGTGTGGAACCTGGGCGACGTGCTGGCCGGCAGGGAGGATCTGTTCGAGCTGTCCTACCTGGAGAACGCGCTCACCTCCAACACCACCCTGGCCCCGCTGGCCGCCCGCGACCGGGCCGACCTGCCGCTGCTGCTGCGCCTGGCCGACGGCGACGACTCCGTACGGGCGGACCGGTTGTCCTACCCGTACTCGGCGGCCGAACTGGAGCAGGTGCTGTCG
- a CDS encoding flotillin family protein → MDVVSTGFGILIAVVLLVAIGVLFFISRMFRKVEQGKALIVSKVRRVDVTFTGAVVLPVLHKAEIMDISVKTIEITRTGREGLICKDNIRADIRITFFVRVNKTTEDVIKVAQAIGTDRASNESTLQELFSAKFSEALKTVGKQLDFVDLYTRRNDFRDQIIEVIGTDLNGYSLEDAAIDFLEQTPLGSMDPKNILDAQGIRKITELTAIEAVRTNDFRRNEEKEITRQNVDAKEAILELERRQSDAEIKQRREIETMRAREEAEIALAHAEERLRAQGALIKTDQQLGVQEENKRREIAVAEKNRERVIAIETERIEKDRMLEVIGRDRETELSTIAKDKEVESEKRLMAEVIRERIAVEKTVAEQEENIKRLRTVEEAERTRQAVVIQAEAEAQEALVKDIKAAEAAEAAAKFKAREEVLLAEARQQAAELDARSKIRLAEGTQAEAAAAGLADVLVRERSADAIEKTGRAEAAVEREKALVAAEAIREKLKGEAEGLQEKAGAMAALDDATREHEEYRLRLEMEKEIRLAGINVHKEIAESQAMVVAAGLEKADIDIVGGDSVFFDKLIGSITLGKSIDGFVEHSSVAQGLGQRYLDGTANFADDLSRVVGSVSTADVANVSLAAFLTQQIKNGGQDAGKLRELLAAAQEMGIADGKVPATR, encoded by the coding sequence ATGGACGTTGTCTCCACCGGGTTCGGCATACTCATCGCCGTCGTCCTCCTTGTGGCCATCGGCGTGCTGTTCTTCATCAGCCGCATGTTCCGCAAGGTCGAGCAGGGCAAGGCCCTCATCGTGTCGAAGGTGCGCCGCGTCGACGTGACGTTCACCGGCGCCGTCGTGCTCCCCGTGCTGCACAAGGCCGAGATCATGGACATCTCGGTCAAGACCATCGAGATCACCCGTACGGGTCGTGAGGGTCTGATCTGCAAGGACAACATCCGGGCGGACATCCGGATCACGTTCTTCGTGCGGGTCAACAAGACCACCGAGGACGTCATCAAGGTGGCCCAGGCGATCGGCACCGACCGCGCCAGCAACGAGTCGACGCTGCAGGAGTTGTTCAGCGCGAAGTTCTCGGAGGCGCTCAAGACGGTCGGCAAGCAGCTCGACTTCGTCGACCTCTACACCCGGCGCAACGACTTCCGCGACCAGATCATCGAGGTGATCGGCACCGACCTCAACGGCTACAGCCTGGAGGACGCGGCGATCGACTTCCTCGAGCAGACGCCGCTGGGCTCGATGGACCCCAAGAACATCCTGGACGCGCAGGGCATCCGCAAGATCACCGAGCTGACCGCGATCGAGGCCGTACGCACCAACGACTTCCGGCGCAACGAGGAGAAGGAGATCACTCGCCAGAACGTGGACGCCAAGGAGGCCATCCTCGAGCTGGAGCGCCGGCAGTCCGACGCCGAGATCAAGCAGCGCCGTGAGATCGAGACCATGCGGGCCCGCGAGGAGGCCGAGATCGCGCTGGCCCACGCCGAGGAGCGGCTGCGCGCGCAGGGCGCCCTGATCAAGACCGATCAGCAGCTGGGTGTGCAGGAGGAGAACAAGCGCCGCGAGATCGCGGTGGCCGAGAAGAACCGCGAGCGGGTCATCGCGATCGAGACCGAGCGCATCGAGAAGGACCGGATGCTCGAGGTGATCGGCCGCGACCGCGAGACCGAGCTGTCCACGATCGCCAAGGACAAGGAGGTCGAGTCGGAGAAGCGGCTCATGGCCGAGGTGATCCGGGAGCGCATCGCGGTCGAGAAGACGGTGGCCGAGCAGGAGGAGAACATCAAGCGCCTGCGGACGGTCGAGGAGGCCGAGCGCACCCGTCAGGCGGTGGTCATCCAGGCCGAGGCCGAGGCGCAGGAGGCCCTGGTCAAGGACATCAAGGCGGCCGAGGCGGCGGAGGCCGCGGCCAAGTTCAAGGCGCGCGAGGAAGTGCTGCTGGCCGAGGCCCGTCAGCAGGCCGCCGAGCTCGACGCCCGGTCGAAGATCCGGCTGGCTGAGGGCACGCAGGCCGAGGCGGCCGCGGCCGGCCTGGCCGACGTGCTGGTGCGCGAGCGCAGCGCCGACGCGATCGAGAAGACGGGCCGGGCCGAGGCCGCCGTCGAGCGGGAGAAGGCGCTGGTCGCGGCGGAGGCGATCCGCGAGAAGCTGAAGGGCGAGGCCGAGGGTCTGCAGGAGAAGGCGGGCGCGATGGCCGCGCTGGACGACGCGACCCGCGAGCACGAGGAGTACCGCCTGCGGCTGGAGATGGAGAAGGAGATCCGCCTGGCCGGCATCAACGTGCACAAGGAGATCGCCGAGTCGCAGGCGATGGTCGTGGCGGCCGGGCTGGAGAAGGCCGACATCGACATCGTGGGCGGCGACTCGGTGTTCTTCGACAAGCTGATCGGGTCGATCACGTTGGGCAAGAGCATCGACGGCTTCGTCGAGCACTCGTCGGTGGCTCAGGGCCTCGGTCAGCGCTACCTGGACGGCACGGCCAACTTCGCCGACGACCTGAGCCGCGTGGTCGGCTCCGTGTCCACGGCCGACGTGGCCAACGTCAGCCTGGCCGCCTTCCTGACCCAGCAGATCAAGAACGGTGGCCAGGACGCCGGCAAGCTGCGTGAGCTGCTTGCCGCCGCGCAGGAGATGGGCATCGCCGACGGGAAGGTACCGGCCACCCGGTGA